A genomic region of Photobacterium swingsii contains the following coding sequences:
- a CDS encoding permease, translating into MITPDMLAMAKDTLDMFVFLAAELTILFLLISYAVGILQEYISPAKIQQILSAKRGKGYIIAAFLGAITPFCSCSTIPFLKGLLRAKAGFGTMMVFLFASPLLNPIIIGLFAVTFGLQVTVFYFAIAMGVSVIAGYTLEKLGFERYIKPEAYEAPTSKGCGSSCGSKAKPVSKWVRVWRSTWADFKKVLPYLIGGIAVGSMIYGFMPTEWVASVANDDNIFAIPVAAVIGIPLYIRAEAVIPLSAALAAKGMGLGAVMALIIGSAGASLTEVILLKSIFKNKMIIAFLVVILGMAISAGYLYQVLFPAV; encoded by the coding sequence ATGATCACTCCAGACATGCTAGCAATGGCAAAAGACACTTTAGATATGTTTGTTTTTCTTGCGGCTGAATTAACGATCCTATTTTTGTTAATCAGTTATGCCGTAGGGATCTTGCAAGAGTACATCTCTCCCGCGAAGATCCAGCAGATCCTAAGCGCGAAAAGAGGTAAAGGTTATATCATTGCGGCATTTCTAGGGGCGATTACCCCATTCTGCTCATGCTCGACAATCCCTTTCTTAAAAGGATTACTGCGCGCTAAAGCAGGCTTTGGCACCATGATGGTATTCTTGTTTGCCAGCCCATTACTTAATCCAATTATTATTGGTTTATTTGCCGTGACCTTTGGTCTCCAAGTGACAGTGTTCTACTTTGCGATAGCGATGGGTGTCTCTGTTATTGCCGGTTATACACTCGAAAAGCTAGGCTTTGAGCGTTACATCAAGCCAGAAGCCTACGAAGCACCAACATCAAAAGGCTGTGGCTCAAGCTGCGGCAGTAAAGCGAAACCTGTTAGTAAATGGGTTCGAGTATGGCGCTCTACTTGGGCTGACTTCAAAAAAGTCCTTCCATATTTGATCGGTGGTATTGCGGTTGGTTCGATGATTTATGGCTTTATGCCGACAGAGTGGGTCGCAAGCGTAGCAAACGACGATAATATTTTTGCTATTCCCGTTGCTGCAGTGATCGGGATCCCTCTTTACATCCGTGCAGAGGCGGTCATTCCACTTAGCGCAGCGCTAGCCGCTAAAGGCATGGGTCTTGGTGCTGTGATGGCATTAATCATTGGTAGTGCGGGTGCGAGTCTAACAGAAGTTATTTTATTAAAATCGATATTCAAGAATAAAATGATTATTGCATTTCTTGTTGTCATTTTAGGCATGGCTATCAGCGCAGGTTATCTATACCAAGTGTTGTTCCCTGCAGTGTGA
- a CDS encoding ArsR/SmtB family transcription factor, giving the protein MDIDYFAKALKELGHPTRLQIFKHLVKSGHQGLAVGDIQEELSIPGSTLSHHISSLVAAGLVKQHREGRTLYCLPQYDALQQVIDFLQDECCSRAE; this is encoded by the coding sequence ATGGATATCGATTATTTTGCTAAGGCATTGAAAGAGCTAGGGCATCCGACACGCCTTCAGATTTTTAAGCATTTGGTTAAATCTGGGCATCAAGGTTTAGCGGTTGGCGATATACAAGAAGAGTTAAGCATTCCTGGCTCGACGTTATCACACCATATTTCAAGTTTAGTGGCGGCTGGCTTAGTGAAGCAACACCGTGAAGGGCGAACACTTTACTGTTTGCCACAGTATGATGCTTTGCAGCAAGTAATTGATTTTCTACAAGATGAGTGCTGTAGCCGAGCAGAGTAG
- a CDS encoding flagella synthesis protein FlgN: MSQTIEQLLELQHATLMSLSRLLEQEKGAIVSRQSTEIERLAKEKLNLINKVQQQDHLIASHTQRNLLTESPTHSEFVSKIKACAARCKELNAINGEALQRAQLSFHKLNNLFQQSRGKHQMTYNSEGAAQNIRTLGTNIKA, from the coding sequence ATGTCCCAGACCATAGAACAGTTGCTTGAACTACAACATGCAACATTAATGTCGTTGTCTCGCCTTCTTGAGCAGGAAAAAGGGGCTATCGTATCGCGCCAATCGACAGAGATTGAGCGTCTTGCCAAAGAAAAACTCAATCTGATCAATAAAGTTCAGCAACAAGACCACCTGATTGCCAGCCACACGCAACGTAACCTACTGACTGAGTCACCAACCCACAGTGAGTTTGTCAGCAAAATCAAAGCCTGTGCTGCACGCTGTAAAGAACTGAATGCTATTAACGGTGAAGCGCTGCAACGCGCACAACTCAGCTTTCATAAACTGAATAATTTATTTCAACAAAGCCGTGGTAAGCATCAAATGACTTACAATAGTGAAGGCGCGGCACAAAACATTCGTACACTGGGTACGAATATCAAGGCCTAA
- the flgM gene encoding flagellar biosynthesis anti-sigma factor FlgM: MANIDQLRGGQPIPATRSNQTKAGSTSSDAPTTAAASSPRVNNDAVSLSAQGKAVGQIHQQLAAEPSFDSAKVAEIKQAIADGSYKVDADKLASNMTKFEDELRGI; encoded by the coding sequence ATGGCAAATATCGATCAGCTCCGTGGCGGACAACCCATTCCGGCCACGCGTAGCAATCAAACCAAAGCAGGCAGTACATCATCTGATGCGCCAACGACAGCTGCTGCGTCGAGCCCGCGTGTAAATAATGATGCCGTATCCCTTAGCGCACAAGGAAAAGCAGTGGGACAAATCCACCAACAGCTCGCGGCTGAGCCCAGTTTTGACAGCGCAAAAGTTGCTGAAATCAAACAAGCTATCGCTGATGGCTCGTACAAAGTTGATGCCGATAAACTAGCATCAAACATGACAAAATTTGAAGATGAGCTACGTGGTATTTAA
- the flgA gene encoding flagellar basal body P-ring formation chaperone FlgA, translating into MTNKAHSSPLLLIVGIFAIIFSTIVHGSSTNYLHTVQQTAKIFVTDSLSPPQNGELQVTASQLDSRLRLAECSVPLNTSIPGKQSMTGNVTVLITCPSEGWQVYVPVRVKLLLPRVVATKPLPRGTVLSASDLTIKLVENRFQRSMSFEDPTQVIGSKVKRGVNMGDTIEANDICLVCRNDPVLIRAGGSGLNIVTNGTALSDGALGEQVRVQNAKSKRVVDGIITGVGEVTVNF; encoded by the coding sequence GTGACAAATAAAGCACATTCTTCACCCTTATTACTGATAGTCGGCATCTTCGCGATTATCTTTAGCACTATTGTACATGGATCGAGTACAAATTATCTACATACCGTACAGCAAACGGCTAAAATTTTTGTCACTGATAGCCTATCCCCCCCACAAAACGGGGAGTTACAAGTTACCGCAAGCCAACTAGATTCACGGTTACGGCTAGCAGAGTGCTCTGTTCCACTCAATACGTCGATTCCCGGTAAACAATCAATGACAGGTAATGTCACTGTACTGATCACCTGCCCATCAGAAGGCTGGCAAGTATATGTCCCTGTGCGAGTAAAACTACTCTTACCACGGGTTGTAGCAACTAAACCGCTCCCTCGCGGCACTGTCTTATCTGCCTCGGATCTCACCATTAAACTGGTCGAAAACCGCTTTCAACGTAGTATGAGTTTTGAAGATCCAACGCAAGTGATTGGCTCTAAAGTTAAGCGGGGGGTCAATATGGGCGACACCATTGAAGCCAACGACATTTGTCTCGTATGTCGCAATGATCCAGTGCTGATTCGAGCAGGTGGAAGTGGGTTGAATATTGTCACTAATGGCACTGCGCTCAGTGACGGTGCCTTGGGAGAGCAAGTTCGTGTTCAAAATGCGAAATCTAAACGCGTGGTCGATGGGATCATTACTGGCGTGGGTGAAGTGACCGTAAATTTTTAA
- a CDS encoding chemotaxis protein CheV, translated as MTGILDSVNQRTQLVGQNRLELLTFRLNRRQRYGINVFKVKEVLQCPKLTTMPNLHPLVKGIAHIRGQTISVIDMSLATGGRPIDDLDNCFVIISEFNRSIQGFLVSSVERIINMNWESILPPPKGAGKANYLTAVTEIDDELVEILDVEKILDEISPVNTDITDTVLEELVEDFSAVRRVLVADDSSVARKQVQRAIEAIGCECVLVKDGREAIVKLREMAKEGSIYEQLALVISDIEMPEMDGYTLTAEIRNDPNLKDLHVILHTSLSGVFNQAMVERVGANAFIPKFNPDELGAAVKAAMPSKE; from the coding sequence ATGACGGGAATACTTGATTCAGTGAATCAGCGCACCCAGCTTGTCGGCCAAAACCGTCTGGAACTACTTACGTTCCGCTTAAACCGACGTCAGCGTTACGGCATTAACGTTTTTAAGGTGAAAGAAGTTTTACAGTGCCCTAAATTGACCACTATGCCTAACCTGCACCCTTTGGTGAAAGGTATTGCTCATATTCGTGGTCAAACTATCTCTGTGATTGACATGAGTCTTGCGACTGGTGGTCGTCCAATCGATGATTTGGATAACTGTTTTGTCATTATTTCTGAGTTTAACCGTTCAATTCAAGGCTTCTTGGTTTCTTCGGTTGAGCGTATCATTAACATGAACTGGGAATCGATTCTGCCACCGCCAAAAGGCGCAGGTAAAGCGAACTACCTGACTGCTGTGACAGAAATTGATGATGAGCTAGTAGAAATCTTGGATGTAGAAAAAATCCTTGATGAAATCTCACCAGTGAACACTGATATTACTGACACGGTATTAGAAGAATTAGTGGAAGATTTCTCGGCAGTTCGTCGTGTGCTTGTTGCTGATGATTCGAGTGTGGCACGTAAACAGGTCCAACGCGCAATTGAAGCAATCGGTTGTGAATGTGTCCTAGTAAAAGATGGCCGTGAAGCGATTGTTAAGCTGCGCGAAATGGCGAAAGAAGGCAGTATCTATGAACAGCTGGCGCTTGTTATCTCTGATATCGAGATGCCTGAAATGGATGGGTACACATTAACAGCTGAAATTCGCAATGATCCAAATTTAAAAGATCTTCATGTTATTCTTCACACATCATTGAGTGGGGTCTTTAACCAAGCTATGGTTGAGCGTGTTGGTGCAAATGCATTCATTCCTAAGTTCAACCCTGATGAGCTAGGTGCAGCCGTAAAAGCGGCAATGCCTTCAAAAGAATAA
- a CDS encoding CheR family methyltransferase: MTAITIKDQEYKDFCRFLEAQCGIVLGDSKQYLVRSRLSPLVSRFSLSSLSELLQLVISGRNRELRVAAVDAMTTNETLWFRDGYPFTVMSDKILPELAANKRPLKIWSAASSSGQEPYSLAMTILETQARRPGLLSSVSITATDISQTMLDTCRAGAYDNLALSRGLSPERRRMFFEDNGDGRMKVNDKVKRMVNFRPQNLKDSYALLGKFDIIFCRNVLIYFSPEMKSKVLNQMAASLNPGGYLFLGASESLTGLTDKFEMIRCNPGIIYKLK; this comes from the coding sequence ATGACAGCTATAACAATAAAAGACCAAGAATATAAAGACTTTTGCCGATTTCTAGAAGCTCAGTGTGGCATTGTCCTTGGCGACAGCAAGCAGTACTTAGTGCGTAGCCGCCTAAGTCCATTAGTCAGCCGATTTTCGCTATCATCTCTGTCTGAATTACTGCAGCTAGTGATCAGTGGCCGTAATCGCGAACTTCGCGTTGCAGCTGTTGATGCGATGACGACCAACGAAACCTTATGGTTCCGTGATGGCTACCCGTTCACTGTGATGTCAGACAAGATCTTGCCTGAACTTGCAGCGAACAAGCGACCACTAAAAATTTGGTCTGCAGCGAGTTCATCGGGTCAAGAACCGTATTCACTTGCTATGACGATTTTAGAAACGCAAGCACGTCGTCCTGGCTTATTGTCTAGTGTAAGTATTACTGCAACGGATATTTCGCAAACTATGCTAGATACTTGCCGTGCAGGTGCATATGACAACCTTGCTCTAAGTCGTGGTTTATCACCTGAACGTCGTCGTATGTTTTTTGAAGATAACGGCGATGGTCGCATGAAAGTGAACGATAAAGTGAAGCGTATGGTTAACTTCCGCCCGCAGAACTTGAAAGACAGCTATGCCTTATTAGGTAAGTTCGACATTATTTTCTGCCGTAACGTATTGATTTACTTCTCGCCAGAGATGAAATCAAAAGTACTTAACCAAATGGCAGCATCACTTAACCCCGGTGGTTATTTGTTCCTTGGTGCGTCAGAATCGTTAACGGGTTTGACCGATAAGTTTGAAATGATCCGCTGTAACCCAGGTATCATCTACAAGCTAAAATAA
- the flgB gene encoding flagellar basal body rod protein FlgB — protein sequence MSISFDKALGIHQHTVGVRAQRAETLASNLANANTPGYKAKDVDFDRALKAAKSGASIGLSRTSDRHISASTKLMGEQMYRVPTQPDTGDGNTVDAQLEKSLFMQNSLEYQASLDFLGSKFQNMTKALKGE from the coding sequence ATGTCCATTTCTTTTGATAAAGCATTAGGTATTCACCAACATACGGTTGGCGTGCGTGCACAACGCGCAGAAACGCTAGCGAGTAACCTCGCCAATGCGAATACTCCAGGGTATAAAGCAAAGGATGTGGATTTCGATCGTGCGTTAAAAGCGGCAAAGTCTGGGGCAAGTATTGGCCTTAGCCGCACCAGTGATCGGCATATATCTGCCTCAACAAAATTGATGGGCGAACAAATGTACCGTGTACCAACTCAACCTGATACGGGTGATGGCAACACGGTTGATGCCCAACTAGAAAAAAGCTTGTTCATGCAGAACTCATTGGAATATCAAGCATCGCTAGATTTTCTTGGTTCTAAATTCCAGAACATGACGAAAGCATTGAAAGGGGAGTAA
- the flgC gene encoding flagellar basal body rod protein FlgC — MSLFNVFNVAGSAMSAESVRLNTTSSNLANANSVSSSAEETYKARHPIFAAELQSASYRREDSVPVQVKGIVESQKPLRAEYNPAHPMANAEGYIYKPNVNVMEEMANMISASRSYQSNVQVADASKQMLMSTLQMGK; from the coding sequence ATGAGCCTATTTAACGTATTTAATGTGGCAGGTTCTGCCATGAGTGCTGAATCGGTTCGTTTGAATACCACTTCAAGTAACCTGGCCAATGCTAACAGTGTCAGTAGTTCTGCAGAAGAAACGTACAAAGCTCGCCACCCAATTTTTGCGGCTGAACTGCAAAGTGCCAGCTATCGCCGTGAAGACAGTGTGCCAGTTCAAGTTAAAGGCATCGTTGAAAGCCAAAAGCCTTTACGTGCTGAATACAACCCAGCTCACCCAATGGCGAATGCTGAAGGTTACATCTACAAGCCAAACGTTAATGTGATGGAAGAAATGGCCAATATGATTTCTGCATCGCGTTCCTATCAAAGTAATGTGCAAGTAGCAGATGCGAGTAAGCAAATGCTGATGAGCACATTACAGATGGGCAAATAG
- the flgD gene encoding flagellar hook assembly protein FlgD produces the protein MTGINGAGGASNLTYLDQLKSMQDKKVQEEQKTTGQNELKQEDFLSLLTKQLAQQDPFKPVGNDQMIAQMASFATVDGISQMNDQFGSLNSAMTSSQALQASSLVGRDVLIPSATAVKGIEGGVAGMVKLPQALDNLMVRIENEQGQLIKTMDLGAKPPGEHRLDWDGMDENGNPLPEGRYQVKAAGLVGGENREFDVSTYANVNSVLLGNGDGNVMLNLAGLDSPFKLAEVLEVGQV, from the coding sequence ATGACCGGTATTAATGGTGCAGGTGGCGCTTCCAACCTAACGTATCTTGATCAGCTTAAGTCGATGCAAGATAAAAAGGTACAAGAAGAACAGAAAACCACAGGTCAGAATGAGCTAAAGCAAGAAGACTTTTTGTCTTTGCTAACCAAGCAACTTGCACAGCAAGACCCATTTAAACCTGTGGGTAATGATCAAATGATTGCTCAAATGGCGTCGTTTGCAACGGTTGATGGTATCAGCCAAATGAATGACCAGTTTGGTAGTTTGAATTCAGCAATGACATCGAGCCAAGCGCTACAAGCTTCATCGCTGGTCGGTCGTGATGTTTTGATTCCTAGTGCTACCGCAGTCAAAGGTATCGAAGGTGGTGTAGCTGGTATGGTGAAATTGCCGCAAGCACTCGATAACTTGATGGTACGCATCGAAAACGAACAAGGTCAATTAATTAAGACAATGGATCTTGGCGCAAAACCGCCAGGTGAACACCGTCTTGATTGGGACGGTATGGATGAAAACGGCAATCCATTGCCAGAAGGTCGATATCAAGTAAAAGCGGCAGGTCTAGTTGGCGGTGAAAACCGTGAATTCGACGTATCAACCTATGCAAACGTGAATAGCGTTTTGCTAGGCAATGGTGATGGCAATGTCATGCTAAACCTTGCTGGTTTGGATTCACCATTCAAATTGGCTGAAGTTTTAGAAGTCGGTCAGGTTTAA
- the flgE gene encoding flagellar hook protein FlgE encodes MGFNISLSGIGASQKDLNTTSNNIANSNTYGFKESRAEFGDVYSSSIFSNAKTTTGGGVQTSVVAQQFHEGSSIYTNNPLDMRISGSGFFAVADDSLQPQNNSLSRNGAFHLNKDNYMVNSENQYLLGYKVDAETDQVTSYEPQALKVPDQFGQPRASTNIQVGVNLPANADAKDASLFNHNDPATYDKSTSVTIYDSLGQPYKMTTYYTKDNTAPNRWVSHYTVTDSEGEKPVNVTNGGSTSATGHKGVVMDFNSDGSVNTINGGNPIVTDNFATAGIQMNGGDDQQTLTFNYDEPTQYAAPFEVRRFNEDGATTGYLAKVDIDPKGSIVATYSNGENVTLGRVGMVRVPNEQGLVSKGGTQWVASQDSGAAIWGEATQGAFGAIKSGTLEQSNIDMTQELVDLITAQRNFQANSRALEVDNQLQQTILQIR; translated from the coding sequence ATGGGTTTTAACATTTCACTTAGTGGTATCGGGGCGTCACAAAAAGACCTTAATACCACCAGTAACAACATCGCGAACTCCAATACATATGGTTTTAAAGAGTCGCGTGCTGAGTTTGGTGATGTGTACTCATCGTCGATTTTTTCGAATGCAAAAACCACTACGGGTGGCGGTGTGCAGACATCTGTGGTTGCACAGCAATTCCACGAAGGTTCAAGCATCTACACCAATAATCCGTTAGATATGCGTATTTCAGGCAGTGGTTTCTTTGCCGTAGCAGATGATAGCCTACAGCCACAAAATAATAGTTTAAGCCGTAACGGTGCATTCCACTTAAACAAAGACAACTACATGGTGAACTCAGAGAACCAGTACTTGTTAGGTTATAAAGTGGATGCAGAAACTGACCAAGTGACATCGTACGAACCACAAGCTTTGAAAGTGCCTGATCAGTTTGGCCAGCCGCGCGCGTCAACCAATATTCAAGTCGGTGTTAACTTACCTGCTAATGCGGATGCGAAAGATGCTTCATTGTTCAATCACAATGATCCTGCAACGTACGACAAATCAACGTCGGTAACGATTTACGACTCACTGGGTCAACCTTATAAGATGACCACCTATTACACCAAAGATAATACTGCGCCAAACCGTTGGGTATCTCATTATACGGTAACGGACAGTGAAGGTGAGAAGCCAGTGAATGTGACCAATGGTGGTTCAACAAGTGCTACTGGTCATAAAGGTGTGGTGATGGACTTCAATTCTGACGGTTCAGTGAATACCATTAACGGTGGTAATCCTATCGTGACTGATAACTTTGCAACTGCTGGTATTCAGATGAACGGTGGTGATGATCAGCAAACCCTTACCTTTAATTACGATGAGCCGACTCAATACGCAGCGCCGTTTGAAGTTCGTCGTTTTAACGAAGATGGTGCTACCACAGGTTACTTAGCAAAAGTTGATATCGACCCTAAAGGTTCTATTGTTGCAACATACAGTAACGGTGAGAACGTAACATTAGGCCGTGTGGGTATGGTACGTGTACCGAATGAGCAAGGTCTGGTGTCTAAGGGCGGTACTCAGTGGGTTGCAAGCCAAGATTCAGGTGCTGCGATTTGGGGTGAAGCAACCCAAGGTGCATTCGGTGCGATTAAGAGCGGTACGCTTGAGCAATCAAACATCGACATGACGCAAGAGCTGGTTGACTTGATCACCGCGCAACGTAACTTCCAAGCAAACTCACGTGCGCTAGAAGTGGATAACCAGCTACAACAAACTATCCTACAAATCCGCTAA